The following are from one region of the Camelus dromedarius isolate mCamDro1 chromosome 16, mCamDro1.pat, whole genome shotgun sequence genome:
- the SMTNL2 gene encoding smoothelin-like protein 2: MEPAPDPEEARTVREALGRYEAALEGAVRALHEDMQGLQRGMEQRVAEALRLAGPLARTVAELQRDNQRLQTQLERLTRQVEALGLATGLTPAPGTPSPPPAPGVPDRAPRLGTARFASHATFSLSGRGQNVDHHDEASEAEMRRTSNSYIVENGHQPGAGPGDGPPEAAQTIPTPEPFKPRPASLSLRQPHQPVTAITRVSEKFSGETSATALSPTSAAILGGLSSSPSAATTSWTPSPSEKNSSLPRSLSSSGYGGVTASRNDNSPPRVTPPQSPPSTQPPATTQAHRQGERRRELVRSQTLPRTSGAQARKALFEKWEQDTGAGKGKGETRAKLKRSQSFGVASASSIKQILLEWCRSKTIGYQHVDLQNFSSSWSDGMAFCALVHSFFPDAFDYSALSPTQRRQNFELAFTMAENLANCERLIEVEDMMVMGRKPDPMCVFTYVQSLYNHLRLFE; this comes from the exons ATGGAGCCGGCCCCCGACCCTGAGGAGGCGCGCACGGTGCGCGAGGCGCTAGGCCGCTACGAGGCGGCGCTGGAGGGCGCGGTTCGCGCGCTGCACGAGGACATGCAGGGGCTGCAGCGCGGCATGGAGCAGCGCGTGGCCGAGGCGTTGCGCCTGGCCGGGCCGCTGGCGCGCACGGTGGCCGAGCTGCAGCGCGACAACCAGCGGCTGCAGACGCAACTCGAGCGCTTGACGCGCCAGGTGGAGGCGCTGGGCTTGGCGACCGGGCTGACCCCCGCGCCCGGCACGCCCAGCCCTCCGCCCGCCCCCGGCGTCCCAGACCGTGCGCCCCGCCTGGGCACCGCGCGCTTCGCCAGCCACGCCACCTTCTCGCTGTCCGGCCGCGGCCAG AATGTGGATCACCATGACGAAGCCAGCGAGGCGGAGATGAGGAGAACCTCAAACTCGTACATCGTGGAGAACGGGCAccagcctggggcag GTCCGGGTGATGGGCCCCCCGAAGCCGCCCAAACCATCCCAACACCAGAGCCCTTCAAGCCTCGCCCTGCGAGCCTCTCCTTGCGGCAGCCTCACCAGCCAGTCACGGCCATCACACGAGTCTCCGAGAAGTTCTCTGGGGAGACTTCAGCCACAGCTCTCTCGCCCACGTCTGCTGCCATCCTGGGGGGCCTCAGCTCAAGCCCCAGCGCGGCCACCACATCCTGGACTCCCAGTCCCAGTG AGAAGAACTCTTCCCTCCCACGGTCTTTGTCCAGCTCTGGCTATGGGGGGGTGACGGCCAGCAGGAACGATAACAG CCCACCTCGGGTGACGCCACCCCAGTCGCCCCCCTCCACACAGCCGCCAGCCACGACTCAGGCCCATCGGCAGGGGGAGCGTCGCCGGGAGCTGGTGCGGTCGCAGACGCTGCCCCGCACCTCGGGGGCACAGGCCCGGAAGGCATTGTTTGAGAAATGGGAGCAGGACACAGGAGCCGGCAA GGGGAAGGGCGAGACCCGGGCAAAGCTGAAGCGCTCACAGAGCTTCGGAGTGGCCAGCGCCAGCAGCATCAAGCAGATTCTGCTCGAGTGGTGTCGCAGCAAAACCATCGGCTACCAG CACGTGGACCTGCAGAACTTCTCCTCCAGCTGGAGTGACGGGATGGCCTTCTGCGCCCTGGTGCACTCCTTCTTCCCCGACGCCTTTGATTACAGCGCCCTGAGCCCCACGCAGCGGCGGCAGAACTTTGAGCTGGCCTTCACCATGGCCGA